The Sulfurimonas lithotrophica genome includes a region encoding these proteins:
- a CDS encoding GGDEF domain-containing protein has protein sequence MSIMDYEDYKNLQNNIDNDTQAGVYSKQNINKFTKHLSHKFMSYMYDTDYRVNYVTDGIKYIFGILPKEMIGSCFYEKVHWQQSELKKIRTLEEKLQKDTKRSKQIDTSFIDTNGNIKHIRMTKYAIVIENKITGYEGIIEDITKEKEHELEEKRLLKELSCLNELTNTINMFHNIDELLKNSTRVISNGCCFPKSTMTKIIFDSKEYVDIFVEDALCENTSDIVIDSKKRGYVTTYTKCLSDICIKNTYTNKIKFLDIATEQLGVALNNLILKQHLEDMANHDSLTRLYNRNVIKKEIKNELTKAKRHNRNLSVILIDVDHFKSINDTFGHQTGDTVLVELSKLFSKAIRSSDYAIRYGGEEFALVLPEASINTALEISLRIKEKVKNNQFNIDKNKINMTVSIGISSFPEHSDNLEELFKMADEALYEAKDSGRDAVYIYS, from the coding sequence ATGTCGATTATGGATTACGAGGATTATAAAAATCTTCAAAATAATATAGATAATGACACCCAAGCAGGTGTATATAGCAAACAAAATATAAACAAATTTACAAAGCACTTATCTCATAAATTTATGTCTTATATGTACGATACGGATTATAGAGTAAACTATGTTACAGATGGGATAAAGTATATTTTCGGAATCTTACCAAAAGAGATGATAGGTTCATGTTTTTATGAAAAAGTTCATTGGCAACAAAGTGAACTTAAGAAAATAAGAACCCTTGAAGAAAAACTACAAAAAGATACTAAACGTTCTAAACAGATTGATACATCATTTATAGATACAAACGGCAATATCAAACATATCCGAATGACAAAATATGCAATTGTAATAGAAAATAAAATTACCGGTTATGAAGGTATTATTGAAGATATTACTAAAGAAAAAGAACATGAACTCGAAGAAAAAAGACTACTAAAAGAGTTAAGCTGTCTTAATGAACTGACAAATACAATAAATATGTTTCACAATATAGATGAGCTTCTAAAAAATTCAACAAGAGTGATATCAAACGGTTGTTGTTTTCCAAAAAGTACAATGACAAAAATCATATTTGATTCGAAAGAGTATGTAGATATATTTGTTGAAGATGCACTTTGTGAAAACACTTCGGATATCGTTATAGACTCTAAAAAAAGAGGTTATGTTACAACTTATACAAAATGTTTATCGGATATATGCATAAAAAACACATATACAAACAAGATAAAGTTTTTAGATATCGCAACCGAACAACTTGGCGTAGCACTAAACAATTTGATTTTAAAGCAACATCTTGAAGATATGGCAAATCATGATTCTCTAACACGGCTTTATAATAGAAATGTTATAAAAAAAGAAATTAAAAATGAACTTACAAAAGCAAAAAGACATAACAGAAATCTATCGGTAATACTTATAGACGTAGATCATTTTAAATCCATAAACGATACTTTCGGTCACCAAACAGGAGATACTGTACTTGTAGAACTATCCAAACTCTTTAGTAAGGCCATCCGTTCATCCGATTATGCCATCCGTTACGGCGGTGAAGAATTTGCATTAGTGCTTCCGGAGGCGAGTATAAATACAGCTTTAGAAATCTCTTTAAGAATAAAAGAAAAAGTAAAAAACAATCAGTTTAATATAGATAAAAATAAAATAAATATGACTGTAAGTATTGGTATATCTAGCTTTCCTGAGCATTCAGATAATTTAGAAGAACTGTTTAAAATGGCTGATGAAGCTTTATATGAGGCTAAAGATTCAGGCAGAGATGCTGTTTATATATACAGTTAG
- a CDS encoding ElyC/SanA/YdcF family protein, translated as MDFGFILKKTITFFVEPMGLVVSIFALGLYFLYIQKNRYAKISLSASFGFLVLFSYPPFSNFLLKNLENKYENYQYDKNLKYIHVLGGGHNSDNTQPLSSRLSDASTKRVLEGIIIHKNTPDSKLIFTGHKGKTNTPTAVMNANLALVLGVEKKNIIINPKAKDTYEEAEFSKTLVGKNKFVLVTSATHMPRAMMLFKNKGMNPVAAPTYFKKSGEYDFLQLPSTTSFERSRMAIHEYLGILWTKLRG; from the coding sequence ATGGATTTTGGATTTATACTAAAAAAAACTATTACATTTTTTGTTGAACCGATGGGATTAGTAGTAAGTATATTCGCTTTAGGCTTGTATTTTTTATATATACAAAAAAATAGATATGCAAAAATATCATTAAGTGCTTCTTTTGGCTTTTTAGTTCTTTTCTCTTATCCGCCTTTTTCAAATTTTTTACTCAAAAACTTAGAAAATAAATATGAAAATTATCAATATGATAAAAATTTAAAGTATATACATGTCTTAGGCGGTGGACATAACTCTGACAACACACAACCTTTAAGTTCAAGACTCTCTGATGCTTCAACAAAAAGGGTGCTTGAGGGTATTATTATTCACAAAAATACTCCAGATTCAAAACTAATCTTTACAGGTCATAAAGGCAAGACAAATACACCAACAGCTGTTATGAATGCAAATTTGGCATTGGTACTTGGAGTTGAAAAGAAAAATATAATCATAAATCCAAAAGCAAAAGATACTTATGAAGAAGCAGAGTTTTCAAAAACACTCGTGGGGAAAAATAAATTTGTATTGGTTACATCTGCTACGCACATGCCAAGAGCTATGATGTTGTTTAAAAATAAAGGGATGAACCCTGTTGCTGCTCCGACTTACTTTAAAAAATCAGGGGAGTATGATTTTTTACAACTTCCCAGTACGACGAGTTTTGAAAGAAGTCGTATGGCTATACATGAATATTTAGGTATATTATGGACAAAGTTACGTGGCTAA
- a CDS encoding DNA alkylation repair protein, with the protein MAKLLKELYNKQYIDYLASNIVKNYKTFKTDSFKKAIFYKGWEDLELKQRMRHIASTLGEYLPSEYIKAIDILEKTFKDVDSKYALENMLFQDFVEVYGLDEFDTSMMALETFTVGSSSEFAIRQFILKYPKKTMTQMQKWAKSENEHVRRLASEGCRPRLPWAIALPEFKKDPSQVIKILDVLKDDESEYVRKSVANNLNDISKDNPEITINLAKKWIGNSKNTDKLLKHGCRTLLKASEVDALEIFGIKKAKHITLEAISIQKKVEMGSELEFSFTINSKKNLGYLRVEYQMEFLRQNNKYSKKMFKICEGEYLQNNKTIQKRHSFKPISTRKYYAGVHRLHLYVNGEIFKSFEFKLVTIT; encoded by the coding sequence GTGGCTAAGCTTTTAAAAGAACTATATAATAAACAATATATTGACTATCTGGCATCAAACATAGTAAAAAACTATAAAACATTTAAAACCGATAGTTTTAAAAAAGCTATTTTTTATAAAGGCTGGGAAGATTTAGAACTAAAACAAAGGATGAGGCATATTGCATCTACTCTTGGAGAGTACCTACCGAGTGAATATATAAAAGCTATAGATATTTTAGAAAAGACTTTTAAAGATGTTGATAGCAAATACGCTTTAGAAAATATGCTTTTTCAAGACTTTGTAGAGGTTTACGGTTTAGATGAGTTTGATACTTCTATGATGGCTTTAGAAACATTTACAGTTGGTTCCAGTAGTGAATTTGCCATAAGGCAGTTTATATTAAAATATCCAAAAAAAACAATGACTCAGATGCAAAAATGGGCTAAGAGTGAAAACGAACACGTAAGACGTTTGGCATCTGAAGGGTGCAGACCAAGACTTCCTTGGGCAATTGCACTTCCTGAGTTTAAAAAAGATCCAAGTCAAGTTATAAAAATACTCGATGTTTTAAAAGATGATGAGAGTGAGTATGTTCGTAAAAGCGTTGCCAATAATTTAAATGATATCTCAAAAGACAATCCCGAGATTACAATAAATTTAGCTAAAAAATGGATAGGAAACTCTAAAAATACGGACAAGCTTTTAAAGCATGGATGCAGGACACTCCTAAAAGCATCAGAGGTAGATGCTTTAGAGATTTTTGGTATAAAAAAAGCAAAACATATTACGCTTGAAGCAATCTCGATACAAAAAAAAGTAGAGATGGGAAGTGAGTTGGAGTTTAGCTTTACAATTAACTCTAAAAAAAATTTAGGTTATTTAAGAGTTGAATACCAAATGGAATTTCTAAGACAGAATAATAAATACTCAAAAAAGATGTTTAAAATTTGTGAAGGTGAATATTTGCAAAATAATAAAACTATTCAAAAAAGACACTCTTTTAAACCTATATCTACTCGTAAGTATTATGCGGGAGTTCATAGGTTGCATCTGTATGTAAACGGAGAGATTTTTAAGTCCTTTGAATTTAAACTTGTTACAATTACATAA
- a CDS encoding murein transglycosylase domain-containing protein, translating into MRIFVLFVLALSFFGCSTKVPCNCKCPKCPKDESKVFVYNEPEITVYKEPQQLSKAQVYYKKQVSYVRKKAAPYWGEKAQVADKFNYVKYAKDFKARTIINFQNGVIRVETTDTANPLRTLKEVIASTLLNTQNPETVDLFSSRHTIHVGEPFLFNRVKDHDGEPIRWVWRANRYAQHLIDTGLKKDAIKTSTGVKKRYYVTFKMKQDNYSNSSELNYASIVKKQAKRFGLEPALIFALIETESHFNQFATSAIPAYGLMQVVPHSAGRDAWEFLTQRPGQPTRNYLFDARNNIEMGSAYVHILFNRYLSDVKNPENRELCVIAAYNTGSGNVLRSFHKNKDIAVSKINRLSPDALYKHLRQKLPYKETRDYIKKVTSAKKHYL; encoded by the coding sequence TTGCGTATATTTGTATTATTTGTTTTAGCATTAAGTTTTTTTGGTTGTAGTACTAAAGTGCCTTGTAATTGTAAATGTCCAAAATGCCCAAAAGACGAGAGTAAGGTTTTTGTATATAATGAACCTGAAATAACGGTTTATAAAGAGCCTCAACAACTCTCAAAAGCACAAGTATATTATAAAAAACAAGTGAGTTACGTTAGAAAAAAAGCAGCACCGTATTGGGGAGAAAAAGCTCAAGTTGCAGATAAATTTAACTACGTAAAATATGCAAAAGACTTTAAAGCACGTACAATTATCAACTTCCAAAACGGTGTAATACGTGTAGAAACGACGGATACGGCTAATCCGTTAAGAACTTTAAAAGAAGTTATTGCAAGCACACTCTTAAACACTCAAAATCCAGAAACAGTTGACTTGTTCTCAAGCAGGCATACTATTCATGTAGGTGAGCCTTTTTTATTTAACAGGGTCAAAGATCATGACGGTGAGCCAATTCGCTGGGTTTGGAGGGCAAACAGATATGCACAGCATCTTATAGACACTGGATTAAAAAAGGACGCGATAAAAACAAGTACAGGAGTAAAAAAGCGTTACTATGTTACTTTTAAAATGAAGCAAGATAACTACTCAAATAGTTCTGAGCTAAATTATGCATCCATAGTAAAAAAACAAGCAAAACGATTCGGACTTGAACCTGCTTTGATTTTTGCTCTTATTGAAACAGAAAGCCATTTTAACCAGTTCGCGACAAGTGCCATACCTGCTTATGGTCTGATGCAGGTAGTACCACATTCAGCAGGACGAGATGCCTGGGAGTTTTTAACACAACGTCCGGGTCAACCCACTAGAAACTATCTTTTTGATGCAAGAAACAATATAGAGATGGGCAGTGCATATGTACACATACTTTTTAACCGTTATTTGTCTGATGTGAAAAATCCTGAAAATCGTGAGCTGTGTGTTATTGCAGCATATAATACCGGAAGCGGTAATGTTCTTAGAAGTTTTCATAAAAATAAAGATATTGCAGTATCTAAAATAAACAGACTATCTCCGGATGCACTCTACAAGCACTTAAGACAAAAACTACCCTATAAAGAAACAAGAGACTACATCAAAAAAGTAACAAGTGCTAAAAAACACTATCTATAA
- a CDS encoding L,D-transpeptidase family protein, which produces MLLKFIIATLLSSTFLQLFAYDLEEIKKDFYEKVILKSNIQDRDKKFKLSESYFENAKEYLLMEQDKFTYTQFVSLIDLSKQVLILTVWDECERDFFPIGFDFISSGDIDREIETKKGEDHYIKSPVGLFDIKSGWRSDGKFLEDNITRPYGEKGRFVFYFGKQNSVRYNSFDKDGNKIKDKKKWKLIKSKLNFAMHAHSGTQTFGRVQSHGCIRMSENLNRFLDNNFVFFAHLLNGTEWLHPYEPEPQNPKNHELAGKYVLVIDSVF; this is translated from the coding sequence GTGCTTTTAAAATTTATAATAGCTACACTTCTTTCATCAACTTTTCTACAACTTTTTGCTTACGACTTAGAAGAAATCAAAAAAGATTTTTATGAAAAAGTTATTTTAAAATCAAATATTCAAGACAGAGATAAAAAGTTTAAACTAAGCGAGTCTTATTTTGAAAATGCAAAAGAATATTTGCTTATGGAACAAGACAAATTCACATACACACAGTTCGTTTCACTTATAGATTTATCAAAGCAAGTACTTATTTTAACAGTATGGGATGAATGTGAAAGAGATTTTTTCCCTATAGGATTTGACTTTATATCAAGCGGTGATATAGACAGAGAGATAGAAACTAAAAAAGGTGAAGACCACTATATAAAAAGTCCGGTAGGACTGTTTGATATAAAAAGCGGTTGGCGATCCGATGGAAAATTTTTAGAAGACAATATAACAAGACCATATGGAGAAAAAGGAAGATTTGTATTTTATTTCGGAAAACAAAACAGTGTTAGATACAACTCATTTGATAAAGACGGAAATAAAATAAAAGACAAAAAAAAGTGGAAACTAATAAAAAGCAAACTAAACTTTGCCATGCATGCACACAGCGGTACGCAAACCTTTGGCAGAGTACAATCTCACGGATGCATAAGGATGAGTGAAAATCTAAATAGATTTTTGGATAACAACTTCGTTTTTTTTGCACACCTTTTAAATGGTACAGAGTGGTTACATCCATATGAACCAGAACCGCAAAATCCAAAAAACCATGAGTTAGCAGGTAAATACGTTTTAGTTATAGATAGTGTTTTTTAG
- a CDS encoding CDGSH iron-sulfur domain-containing protein, with product MCDEAIVAFNKPKGETLEAGKEYLICQCGRSKDGVFCDGSHEVTKCLPKKLVVEKTKPYLICRCKASKNFPFCDGTHSFYSDSDIGKKV from the coding sequence ATGTGTGATGAAGCGATTGTAGCTTTTAACAAACCAAAAGGTGAAACTCTTGAAGCCGGAAAAGAATACCTTATTTGCCAATGTGGAAGAAGTAAAGACGGTGTATTTTGCGACGGAAGTCACGAAGTAACAAAATGCCTGCCGAAAAAGCTCGTGGTTGAAAAAACTAAACCATATCTTATATGTAGATGCAAAGCAAGTAAAAACTTTCCTTTTTGTGATGGTACTCATAGTTTTTATAGCGATAGCGACATAGGTAAAAAAGTTTAA
- a CDS encoding PLDc N-terminal domain-containing protein has translation MSNVTITIFLLFVVFWVYTIFSILRSEFVDKKAKVFWTIGVIFVPFLAFFYIFMKKNLLR, from the coding sequence ATGAGTAATGTTACTATAACAATCTTTTTACTGTTCGTCGTATTTTGGGTTTATACTATTTTTTCTATATTAAGAAGTGAATTTGTCGATAAAAAAGCAAAAGTTTTTTGGACTATCGGAGTTATATTTGTTCCTTTTTTAGCATTTTTTTATATCTTTATGAAAAAAAACTTACTTAGATAA
- a CDS encoding DUF3465 domain-containing protein codes for MCGSGTVIRLLSDDNKGSRHQRFIIKEPSGRTLLIAHNIDLAPKIHSLQKGDLIDFCGEYENNAKGGVVHWTHHDPQKRHSDGWLEYNGKRYQ; via the coding sequence ATGTGTGGTTCTGGAACTGTAATTAGATTACTTAGTGATGACAACAAAGGTAGTCGGCATCAAAGATTTATAATAAAAGAACCATCCGGAAGAACATTATTAATTGCTCATAATATTGATTTAGCACCAAAAATTCATTCACTTCAAAAAGGTGATTTAATAGATTTTTGTGGTGAGTACGAAAACAATGCAAAAGGTGGTGTTGTTCATTGGACACATCATGACCCGCAAAAACGTCATAGTGATGGTTGGTTGGAATATAATGGTAAAAGGTATCAATAG
- a CDS encoding AAA family ATPase has protein sequence MILTKLHLENFKKYTSYDIEFGEGLIGIIGKNGSGKSTIFEAILFALFGEAKKRGNKDLLRNAGASAKDAVVVELEFEFEDALYKVIREFRGKAMSANAKLLKNGEVTTTGAKEVTTAITKLTGMGKDAFMHTLFASQKELASLSTLKNEERKKMIRRLLGLEKIDFVEKELVEKSRELGREIKAFAEVLLSDEDIKAKQELIKQNKEKKHLLVKDEQNKTKELISLKDKESVIKKELDVFVKTKELKQKLYAGLELISSNKSIELINQAKLIAENYELEHKQEELNSLANVKKEYLGLQEDLKKQEGLKEKHLKREGLQKEQVQLRERYSQAKADIHKLEKECELHEQYSFDAKNLEQDLSIRQDGIEAKHTIEQEILIERASEQRIIDETNAKIQSLEELGSESECPTCTRPLLEEYDKVINSLNSIVQGTHQKKIDEYNTQLKNVQEQKAKLIEQRKVKEKEFQELSKNLNIITSKLQDLQKAKEHFKEIELKGLKNKDELKELEVFKYDASVHEKLQKNNDVLTPKYKHILSLETELKRHKAVKIDLAKVNENIEKLTKEHQEKELEFQKVVYDENAHKQKVVQHEQALKSVEEQTETIHDIKVEVTRIDGDVKNTQSSLDNNEEQLKKVQTKKDDLQDYEKIKTSLAEFKTRLNSKVAPRISTIASDMYSRITKGKYQHIEVSNDFDFFIYDEGKKYPIERFSGGEIDLANLVLRIAISKTLTELSGASSIGFLAFDEVFGSQDESRRMEILEAFHTIKEQYRQIFLISHEMEIKEMFERLVEL, from the coding sequence ATGATACTAACTAAGTTGCATCTTGAAAACTTTAAAAAATACACTTCATATGATATAGAGTTCGGTGAGGGGCTTATCGGTATCATTGGAAAAAACGGAAGCGGAAAATCTACCATATTTGAGGCGATACTTTTTGCCCTGTTTGGAGAAGCTAAAAAACGGGGAAATAAAGACCTGCTAAGAAATGCAGGAGCTTCTGCTAAAGATGCGGTAGTAGTCGAGCTTGAGTTTGAGTTTGAAGATGCACTCTATAAAGTTATCCGTGAGTTTCGCGGAAAAGCCATGAGTGCAAATGCCAAGCTTTTAAAAAACGGCGAAGTTACGACTACGGGTGCAAAAGAGGTAACTACTGCCATAACAAAACTTACAGGGATGGGTAAGGATGCATTTATGCATACACTTTTTGCATCACAAAAAGAGCTTGCAAGTCTGAGTACACTCAAAAATGAAGAGCGTAAAAAGATGATACGCCGTCTTTTAGGACTGGAGAAAATAGATTTTGTAGAAAAAGAGCTAGTCGAGAAAAGCCGTGAGTTAGGACGTGAGATAAAAGCTTTTGCGGAGGTGCTTTTAAGCGATGAAGATATAAAAGCAAAACAGGAACTTATAAAACAAAACAAAGAGAAAAAACACCTGCTTGTAAAAGATGAACAAAACAAAACTAAAGAGCTTATCTCTCTAAAAGACAAAGAGTCAGTCATAAAAAAAGAGCTTGATGTTTTTGTAAAGACAAAAGAGCTAAAACAAAAGCTTTATGCGGGACTTGAACTAATATCAAGCAATAAAAGCATAGAGCTTATAAACCAAGCAAAACTCATAGCCGAGAACTATGAACTAGAACACAAACAAGAGGAACTAAACTCTTTGGCAAATGTAAAAAAAGAGTACCTTGGTCTGCAAGAAGATTTGAAAAAACAAGAGGGTTTAAAAGAGAAGCATCTAAAACGTGAAGGACTTCAAAAAGAGCAAGTCCAACTAAGGGAACGCTACAGCCAAGCCAAAGCTGATATTCATAAACTTGAAAAAGAGTGTGAGCTCCACGAGCAGTACAGCTTCGATGCAAAGAACCTCGAACAAGACCTCTCTATCCGACAAGACGGCATTGAAGCAAAGCATACTATAGAGCAAGAGATACTTATTGAGCGAGCATCAGAGCAGAGAATCATAGATGAGACAAATGCTAAAATACAAAGTTTGGAAGAGCTTGGAAGTGAATCTGAATGTCCGACATGTACAAGACCACTTTTAGAGGAGTACGACAAGGTAATAAACTCACTAAACTCCATAGTGCAAGGTACACACCAAAAAAAGATAGATGAGTACAATACTCAGCTCAAAAATGTACAAGAGCAAAAAGCAAAACTAATCGAGCAAAGAAAAGTAAAAGAAAAAGAGTTCCAAGAACTGAGTAAAAACCTAAACATCATAACAAGCAAACTTCAAGATTTGCAAAAAGCAAAAGAGCACTTTAAAGAGATAGAACTTAAAGGGCTGAAAAACAAAGATGAACTAAAAGAGCTTGAAGTCTTTAAGTACGATGCTTCTGTGCATGAAAAGTTACAAAAAAACAATGATGTGCTGACACCAAAGTACAAACATATACTTTCTCTGGAGACTGAGCTAAAAAGACATAAAGCGGTTAAAATAGATTTGGCAAAAGTAAATGAAAATATAGAAAAACTAACTAAAGAACATCAAGAAAAAGAGCTAGAGTTTCAAAAAGTAGTTTACGATGAGAATGCACACAAACAAAAAGTCGTACAACATGAACAGGCTTTAAAAAGTGTTGAAGAGCAAACGGAAACTATACATGATATAAAAGTAGAAGTTACACGTATAGATGGAGATGTAAAAAATACTCAAAGCTCACTTGATAACAACGAAGAACAACTTAAAAAAGTACAAACAAAAAAAGACGACTTGCAGGATTATGAAAAAATAAAAACGAGCCTTGCAGAGTTTAAAACACGTCTTAACTCCAAGGTAGCACCACGCATCTCTACAATAGCATCCGATATGTACTCACGCATAACAAAAGGTAAATACCAACACATAGAAGTAAGCAACGACTTTGACTTTTTCATCTACGATGAGGGCAAAAAGTACCCAATAGAGCGCTTTAGCGGAGGGGAAATAGACCTTGCCAACTTGGTACTTCGCATAGCAATAAGTAAAACACTTACCGAGTTAAGCGGTGCAAGTTCCATAGGATTTTTAGCGTTTGATGAAGTGTTTGGAAGCCAAGACGAGAGCCGTCGCATGGAGATATTAGAAGCATTTCACACCATAAAAGAACAATACAGACAGATATTTCTAATAAGTCATGAGATGGAGATAAAAGAGATGTTTGAGCGGCTTGTGGAGTTGTAG